The Iamia majanohamensis genome window below encodes:
- a CDS encoding NlpC/P60 family protein: protein MLTVPRLTRRARGARRALVGVVSLALVAGLVQAPAAGDEITDTRSEAARIADRIEELQHDAEVTTEQYLDARLAREQLDEQIAEADERAERSSEELDGLRSEVREVAVESYMSEGSSGPDTAVLGASDATDVSTRRGYAESMGADSDDLMDELRGSEARAAADTRTLEELRTEAERTEEEMGAARDETEARIAELRELEEQVQGELADLVEAEQQRRAEEAAARAEAEARAAAEAAAAEAAAAPPATEPAAPETTEVPDTTEAPEPTAPPAPEPTAPAPAPAPAPAPAPAPAPSPASGGAAAAIAAARSVLGTPYQWGGESPSGGFDCSGLIKWAWAHGGKSLPHSSGALYSMSAKIPVSQLQPGDLVFYNSPISHVGLYIGGGQMIHAPHSGDVVKQSSIYYWSALVGGGRI from the coding sequence GTGCTCACCGTCCCCCGCCTCACCCGACGCGCCCGAGGGGCCCGTCGCGCCCTGGTGGGCGTCGTCTCCCTCGCCCTCGTGGCGGGACTGGTGCAGGCCCCGGCGGCCGGCGACGAGATCACCGACACCCGCAGCGAGGCGGCCCGGATCGCCGACCGCATCGAGGAGCTCCAGCACGACGCCGAGGTGACGACCGAGCAGTACCTCGACGCCCGGCTCGCCCGCGAGCAGCTCGACGAGCAGATCGCCGAGGCCGACGAGCGGGCCGAGCGGTCCTCCGAGGAGCTCGACGGCCTGCGCAGCGAGGTGCGCGAGGTCGCGGTCGAGTCCTACATGTCCGAGGGCTCCAGCGGCCCCGACACCGCGGTGCTGGGTGCCTCCGACGCCACCGACGTGAGCACCCGCCGGGGCTACGCCGAGAGCATGGGCGCCGACAGCGACGACCTGATGGACGAGCTGCGGGGCAGCGAGGCCCGCGCCGCGGCCGACACCCGCACCCTCGAGGAGCTGCGCACCGAGGCCGAGCGCACCGAGGAGGAGATGGGGGCGGCCCGGGACGAGACCGAGGCCCGCATCGCCGAGCTCCGCGAGCTCGAGGAGCAGGTCCAGGGCGAGCTGGCCGACCTGGTCGAGGCCGAGCAGCAGCGCCGGGCCGAGGAGGCCGCTGCCCGAGCCGAGGCCGAGGCCCGCGCCGCCGCCGAGGCCGCGGCGGCCGAGGCTGCGGCCGCACCGCCCGCCACCGAGCCCGCCGCGCCGGAGACCACCGAGGTCCCCGACACCACCGAGGCGCCCGAGCCCACCGCCCCGCCGGCCCCCGAGCCCACCGCTCCGGCTCCGGCGCCCGCTCCCGCCCCGGCGCCCGCGCCGGCCCCCGCCCCGTCGCCCGCCTCGGGCGGCGCCGCCGCCGCCATCGCCGCCGCCCGCAGCGTGCTCGGCACGCCGTACCAGTGGGGGGGCGAGAGCCCGTCGGGCGGGTTCGACTGCTCCGGGCTCATCAAGTGGGCCTGGGCCCACGGGGGCAAGTCGCTGCCCCACTCCTCGGGCGCCCTCTACTCCATGAGCGCCAAGATCCCGGTCTCCCAGCTCCAGCCCGGGGACCTGGTCTTCTACAACAGCCCCATCTCCCACGTCGGGCTCTACATCGGTGGCGGGCAGATGATCCACGCCCCCCACAGCGGTGACGTCGTGAAGCAGTCGAGCATCTACTACTGGTCGGCCCTGGTGGGCGGAGGCCGGATCTGA
- a CDS encoding ArsR/SmtB family transcription factor, with protein sequence MFEVIAEPNRRRIMDLLRTGERPVGELVDRLTISQPTVSKHLRVLREAGLVEVRGDAQRRLYRLRPEPLQELDEWLVPYRRAWAHRLDVLGAHLDEMDDGPEAP encoded by the coding sequence GTGTTCGAGGTCATCGCCGAACCGAACCGACGGAGGATCATGGACCTGCTCCGCACGGGAGAGCGGCCAGTCGGTGAGCTGGTGGACCGCCTGACCATCAGCCAGCCGACGGTGTCCAAGCACCTCCGCGTCCTGCGGGAGGCCGGGCTGGTGGAGGTCCGAGGCGATGCCCAGCGCCGGCTCTACCGCCTGCGTCCGGAGCCGTTGCAGGAGCTGGACGAGTGGCTGGTGCCGTACCGCCGCGCGTGGGCGCACCGGCTCGACGTCCTCGGCGCGCACCTCGACGAGATGGACGACGGTCCGGAGGCACCCTGA
- a CDS encoding VOC family protein, with translation MAGSVTPHLMFTGRAQEAIDLYVDLFDPAEVVEVQRFGPDGPGGPEAEGTVQLARIRLAGQDLQCMDSPPVHDFDFTPSLSLFVDCRDEAELERLFAGLSDGGAVLMALADHGFSTRFGWVNDRFGVSWQLNLP, from the coding sequence ATGGCCGGCAGCGTGACCCCCCACCTGATGTTCACCGGACGCGCGCAGGAGGCCATCGACCTCTACGTGGACCTGTTCGACCCGGCGGAGGTCGTCGAGGTCCAGCGCTTCGGGCCGGACGGTCCCGGCGGGCCCGAGGCCGAGGGGACCGTGCAGCTGGCCCGGATCCGCCTGGCGGGCCAGGACCTGCAGTGCATGGACAGCCCGCCCGTGCACGACTTCGACTTCACGCCGTCGCTGTCGCTCTTCGTCGACTGCCGCGACGAGGCCGAGCTGGAGCGGCTCTTCGCCGGCCTGTCCGACGGCGGCGCTGTCCTCATGGCCCTCGCCGACCACGGCTTCAGCACCCGGTTCGGGTGGGTCAACGATCGCTTCGGGGTCTCCTGGCAGCTCAACCTCCCCTGA
- the guaA gene encoding glutamine-hydrolyzing GMP synthase, translated as MAPPDEPRRPESEDRPVLVVDFGAQYAQLIARRVREAHVFSEIVPATLSAEELAARRPAGIIFSGGPASVHVEGAPDIDPGVYDLGVPVLGICYGAQLVALQLGGTVARTGRAEYGRTPLDVSHPDAVVFGGGQPSHQQVWMSHRDSITEAPAGFTVTASSPDAPVAAMEDVGRRLHAVQFHPEVVHTPHGQQVLERFLYDVCGCEPDWTMTSVIESGVEAVQAQVGDARVICALSGGVDSAVAAALVHRAVGPQLTCVFVDHGLMRENEGEQVVETFRRHQGIELIHVQAQDRFFARLEGLTDPEEKRKAIGEEFIRVFEENTGGITDARFLVQGTLYPDVIESGGSEGSSTIKSHHNVGGLPEDMELELVEPLRTLFKDEVRALGTELGLPDEIVWRQPFPGPGLGVRVIGEVTPERVALLQRADTIVRDEIKAAGLEREIWQAFAVLPDIRSVGVQGDERTYGHPIIIRAVTSEDAMTADWARLPHDLLERMSSRIINEVDGVNRVAYDVTSKPPGTIEWE; from the coding sequence GTGGCCCCTCCGGACGAGCCCCGCCGCCCCGAGTCCGAGGACCGTCCCGTCCTCGTCGTCGACTTCGGCGCGCAGTACGCCCAGCTCATCGCCCGGCGGGTGCGCGAGGCCCACGTCTTCAGCGAGATCGTGCCCGCCACCCTGAGCGCCGAGGAGCTGGCCGCCCGCCGGCCGGCGGGCATCATCTTCAGCGGCGGGCCCGCCTCGGTCCACGTCGAGGGTGCCCCCGACATCGACCCCGGCGTCTACGACCTCGGCGTGCCCGTCCTCGGCATCTGCTACGGCGCCCAGCTCGTGGCCCTGCAGCTGGGCGGCACGGTGGCCCGCACCGGCCGGGCCGAGTACGGCCGCACCCCGCTCGACGTCAGCCACCCCGACGCGGTGGTCTTCGGCGGCGGCCAGCCCTCGCACCAGCAGGTGTGGATGAGCCACCGCGACTCCATCACCGAGGCCCCCGCGGGCTTCACCGTCACCGCCTCGAGCCCCGACGCCCCCGTGGCGGCCATGGAGGACGTGGGCCGGCGCCTCCACGCCGTGCAGTTCCACCCCGAGGTGGTGCACACGCCCCACGGCCAGCAGGTGCTCGAGCGGTTCCTCTACGACGTCTGCGGGTGCGAGCCGGACTGGACGATGACGAGCGTCATCGAGAGCGGCGTCGAGGCGGTGCAGGCCCAGGTGGGCGACGCCCGGGTGATCTGCGCCCTCTCCGGCGGGGTCGACTCGGCCGTCGCCGCCGCCCTGGTCCACCGGGCCGTCGGCCCCCAGCTCACCTGCGTGTTCGTCGACCACGGGCTCATGCGCGAGAACGAGGGCGAGCAGGTCGTGGAGACCTTCCGCCGCCACCAGGGCATCGAGCTCATCCACGTCCAGGCCCAGGACCGCTTCTTCGCCCGGCTGGAGGGCCTCACCGACCCCGAGGAGAAGCGCAAGGCCATCGGCGAGGAGTTCATCCGCGTCTTCGAGGAGAACACCGGCGGCATCACCGACGCCCGCTTCCTCGTCCAGGGCACCCTCTACCCCGACGTCATCGAGTCCGGCGGCAGCGAGGGCTCGTCCACCATCAAGAGCCACCACAACGTGGGCGGGCTGCCCGAGGACATGGAGCTCGAGCTGGTCGAGCCCCTCCGCACCCTGTTCAAGGACGAGGTGCGGGCCCTCGGCACCGAGCTCGGGCTCCCCGACGAGATCGTCTGGCGCCAGCCCTTCCCCGGCCCCGGCCTCGGCGTGCGGGTCATCGGCGAGGTCACCCCCGAGCGGGTGGCCCTGCTCCAGCGGGCCGACACCATCGTCCGCGACGAGATCAAGGCGGCCGGCCTGGAGCGGGAGATCTGGCAGGCCTTCGCCGTGCTCCCCGACATCCGCAGCGTCGGTGTGCAGGGCGACGAGCGCACCTACGGCCACCCCATCATCATCCGGGCCGTCACCAGCGAGGACGCCATGACCGCGGACTGGGCCCGGCTGCCCCACGACCTGCTGGAGCGGATGTCGAGCCGCATCATCAACGAGGTCGACGGCGTCAACCGCGTCGCCTACGACGTGACCTCGAAACCGCCCGGGACGATCGAGTGGGAGTGA
- a CDS encoding IS110 family transposase, whose protein sequence is MTTIADATVLVTVGVDTHADAHVAAVLDERGVLVGTRSFPSTRAGHGQLVIWAAGFGRPEAFGVEGTGAWGAGLARHLGALGYVVVEVDRPDRTDRYHRGKTDVFDAEAAARAVQSGRATTVPKARNGLVEAIRVLRVARGSAVGDRAGAINRLKSLVSTAPDDLRDRLRNLDNQTLVRICAGFRPCGVTDPLNATKHALRSLARRITQLTDEIDDLDAQLEPLVTAAAPPALLERVGVGIDVAGQLLVTAGDNPDRLHSPGAFAMLCGVAPIPVASGKTSTHRLNRGGDRAANAAIYRIALCRMRWDPDTQAYIAKKIAEGKTKRGAIRCLKHHISREIYKDLRPPTCHP, encoded by the coding sequence ATGACCACCATCGCAGACGCGACGGTGTTGGTGACCGTTGGTGTGGACACCCATGCCGATGCTCATGTGGCTGCGGTGCTCGACGAGCGGGGTGTCTTGGTCGGGACCCGGTCGTTTCCCTCGACACGGGCCGGGCATGGCCAGCTGGTGATCTGGGCTGCGGGCTTCGGTCGACCCGAGGCGTTCGGTGTGGAGGGGACCGGGGCGTGGGGTGCGGGTCTGGCCCGTCACCTCGGCGCCCTGGGCTACGTGGTGGTCGAGGTCGATCGCCCGGATCGCACCGATCGGTACCACCGGGGCAAGACCGACGTCTTCGACGCAGAAGCGGCGGCCCGGGCGGTGCAGTCAGGGCGGGCGACCACCGTCCCCAAAGCGCGCAACGGGCTGGTGGAGGCCATCCGGGTCCTGCGGGTGGCACGGGGCTCAGCGGTCGGGGACCGGGCCGGGGCGATCAACCGGCTCAAGAGCCTTGTGTCCACCGCACCAGATGACCTGCGGGACCGGTTGCGCAACCTCGACAACCAGACCCTGGTCAGGATCTGCGCCGGGTTCCGCCCCTGCGGGGTCACCGATCCCCTCAATGCCACCAAGCACGCCCTGCGGTCCCTGGCCCGCCGCATCACCCAGCTCACAGACGAGATCGATGACCTCGATGCCCAGCTCGAGCCGCTCGTGACCGCCGCCGCACCACCCGCTCTGCTGGAACGGGTCGGGGTCGGCATCGACGTCGCTGGCCAGCTGCTGGTCACCGCCGGCGACAACCCCGACCGGCTCCACAGCCCAGGAGCCTTCGCCATGCTCTGCGGCGTCGCCCCCATCCCCGTCGCCTCGGGCAAGACCAGCACCCACCGTCTCAACCGCGGCGGTGACCGCGCCGCCAACGCAGCGATCTACCGCATCGCGTTGTGTCGCATGCGCTGGGATCCCGACACCCAGGCCTACATCGCCAAGAAGATCGCCGAGGGCAAGACCAAGCGGGGCGCCATCAGATGCCTCAAGCACCACATCTCCCGAGAGATCTACAAAGACCTCCGACCCCCCACTTGCCATCCATAG
- a CDS encoding lysylphosphatidylglycerol synthase transmembrane domain-containing protein yields the protein MPRDTPCGPGRGARGAGGTTEVLVAAAAPFLGRWRIVAGQHHPEPSRPASRAGAPDPARPGAGSAASSAPDRTGADDARGADDAGGGGSGEGEGLLGTSVTAEMVKVQGAKTLKRTPLVIAFFLVFNYLVLPQLGGAREAADQLSAVNPVLLLVALGLEMAALVAYAQLTRVTLPPEPHLSMGTVLRIQLSTKAVTNLVPGGSAAGSTLGLRLLTQSGVSGAASGFSIATVGLGSAVVLNLLLWVALLISIPLDGFNPVYGTAAIVGMLLMALFAGLVVLLMKGQAPAIRVVRAVAGKLPFLDPDTAERFMLTLVDRLRELIANPSLIRRGVLWASVNWLLDAAALWVFIRAFGPTINPVDVIVAFCVANILAVIPLTPGGLGVVEATLIATLVGFGLGRSEAAISVVTYRLAQFWLPIPLGAISYATLRVGPRSLRRMRRAHPLRELADDTRDVAGVHVWDIDGEQPGRRSEASP from the coding sequence ATGCCCCGTGACACCCCCTGCGGCCCTGGTCGGGGCGCCCGAGGGGCCGGCGGCACCACCGAGGTCCTGGTCGCCGCGGCCGCCCCGTTCCTGGGAAGATGGCGCATCGTCGCGGGACAGCACCACCCCGAACCCTCCCGCCCGGCGTCTCGGGCCGGCGCGCCCGACCCGGCGCGCCCCGGCGCCGGGTCGGCGGCGAGCAGCGCGCCGGACCGGACCGGGGCCGACGACGCCCGAGGGGCCGACGACGCCGGTGGGGGCGGCAGCGGCGAGGGCGAGGGCCTGCTCGGCACCTCGGTGACGGCGGAGATGGTGAAGGTCCAGGGGGCCAAGACCCTGAAGCGGACCCCGCTGGTCATCGCCTTCTTCCTCGTCTTCAACTACCTGGTCCTGCCCCAGCTGGGCGGGGCCCGGGAGGCCGCCGACCAGCTGAGCGCGGTGAACCCCGTCCTGCTGCTGGTGGCCCTCGGCCTGGAGATGGCGGCCCTCGTCGCCTACGCCCAGCTCACCCGGGTGACGCTGCCGCCCGAGCCCCACCTGAGCATGGGCACGGTGCTCCGCATCCAGCTCTCGACCAAGGCCGTCACCAACCTGGTCCCGGGAGGGTCGGCCGCGGGCAGCACCCTCGGCCTGCGCCTGCTCACCCAGTCCGGGGTCAGCGGGGCGGCGTCGGGCTTCAGCATCGCCACCGTCGGGCTCGGCTCCGCCGTCGTGCTCAACCTCCTCCTCTGGGTGGCGCTGCTCATCTCCATCCCGCTCGACGGCTTCAACCCCGTCTACGGCACCGCCGCCATCGTCGGCATGCTCCTGATGGCCCTCTTCGCCGGGCTCGTCGTGCTGCTCATGAAGGGCCAGGCGCCGGCCATCCGGGTGGTGCGGGCCGTGGCCGGCAAGCTGCCCTTCCTCGACCCGGACACCGCCGAGCGCTTCATGCTCACGCTCGTCGACCGGCTCCGGGAGCTGATCGCCAACCCGTCGCTCATCCGCCGGGGAGTGCTCTGGGCCTCGGTGAACTGGCTGCTCGACGCCGCCGCCCTGTGGGTGTTCATCCGGGCCTTCGGCCCCACCATCAACCCCGTCGACGTCATCGTCGCCTTCTGCGTGGCCAACATCCTGGCCGTGATCCCGCTGACGCCGGGCGGCCTGGGGGTGGTCGAGGCCACCCTCATCGCCACGCTCGTCGGCTTCGGCCTCGGGCGCAGCGAGGCCGCCATCTCGGTGGTCACCTACCGCCTGGCCCAGTTCTGGCTGCCGATCCCCCTGGGCGCCATCAGCTACGCCACCCTGCGGGTGGGGCCCAGGTCCCTCAGACGCATGCGGCGGGCCCACCCCCTGCGCGAGCTGGCCGACGACACGCGCGACGTGGCCGGGGTGCACGTGTGGGACATCGACGGCGAGCAGCCGGGGCGCCGGAGCGAGGCCTCGCCCTAG
- a CDS encoding UvrD-helicase domain-containing protein produces the protein MPGPDRPAGELDLLAGLNPSQVDAVTHVDGPLLVLAGAGSGKTRVLTHRIAHLIQDHDVSPFSILAITFTNKAADEMKQRVAALVGPVAQKMWVSTFHSACVRILRREAPRLGYPSSFTIYDQADAVRLTTYVLRDLDIDTKRFPPRAVHATISAAKNKGIGVDAYEQAATNPFERRYAEVYREYQARLRKAGAMDFDDLLGVTVEVLRSFPDALEHYQRRFSHILVDEYQDTNPVQNDLVMLLGAAHRNVCVVGDHDQCFPPGTPISTPDGPRPIEDLAEGDEVWGTGGDGQRHRSVVAATHQGRWSGRTYRVRAGGREVRGTPHHLLLARPTLPEDRWVVYLMERSDRGYRIGVTRSMRPDGRGGREIGPRVRVNQEHGDRVWVVRLCETRAEAGFWEAFYAAEYGLPTACFHGVGRDLVMDEELIGRLYLELDTEGRAKALMDDLDLHRDFPHHRPAAGGRRQTVNLTMFSDGRTGIGYHRVQWCSNRPEVAARLRAAGIALRDEASPSPRLESCRKSWAEAEALARTVAAAGALDIRRRARVGGTLYDFTPLAHLWPGMTVLVEDDGAFVEAVVDAVEVDEHEGTVHDLEVRPTHTFSAGGVLVHNSIYAFRGADMSNIVDFETAFPEVNVVLLEQNYRSTQTVLDAANAVIAHNVTRKPKELWTDQGAGEPILRFHADDESDEAQWVTTRMSGFHDQGRRWGDMAVFYRTNAQSRVLEESLARSGIPYKVVGGTRFYDRREVKDAVAYLKAVVNPADEVAVKRVLNTPKRGVGDASVARLDAWAASQGITFMEALGRAEDAGVGGRAVTGITSFLRVLEAATEVTDEGPGRMLEVLLDESGYVAELRAEHSIEAEGRIENLAELVGAAREVEAADVFLEQISLVADTDDIEDDESEVLLMTLHAAKGLEFPVVFVIGLEDGVFPHMRALTEPAELEEERRLAYVGITRAREALHLSHAWARTMFGATQYNPPSRFLDEIPSALVSEVQGRRRASRSGGGGWRSRAGAADDTPSGRVFGAGGRARGEVSPARARREAARERRVDAAVDAGSAAEPVGAAALGLKVGDDVRHAKWGDGVILEVEGQGDKSEALIRFPTVGEKRLLLAWAPVERA, from the coding sequence ATGCCCGGCCCGGACCGCCCCGCCGGCGAGCTCGACCTCCTCGCCGGCCTCAACCCGTCGCAGGTCGACGCGGTCACCCACGTCGACGGGCCCCTGCTCGTCCTGGCCGGCGCGGGCTCGGGGAAGACCCGGGTGCTCACCCACCGCATCGCCCACCTGATCCAGGACCACGACGTCTCGCCGTTCTCCATCCTGGCCATCACCTTCACCAACAAGGCCGCCGATGAGATGAAGCAGCGGGTGGCGGCGCTCGTGGGGCCCGTGGCCCAGAAGATGTGGGTGTCGACCTTCCACTCCGCCTGCGTGCGGATCCTGCGCCGGGAGGCGCCCCGCCTCGGCTACCCGTCGTCGTTCACGATCTACGACCAGGCCGACGCCGTGCGCCTCACCACCTACGTGCTGCGCGACCTCGACATCGACACCAAGCGGTTCCCGCCTCGCGCCGTCCACGCCACCATCAGCGCGGCCAAGAACAAGGGCATCGGCGTCGACGCCTACGAGCAGGCGGCCACCAACCCCTTCGAGCGGCGCTACGCCGAGGTCTACCGCGAGTACCAGGCCCGCCTGCGCAAGGCCGGGGCCATGGACTTCGACGACCTGCTGGGCGTCACCGTCGAGGTGCTGCGCAGCTTCCCCGACGCCCTCGAGCACTACCAGCGGCGCTTCAGCCACATCCTCGTCGACGAGTACCAGGACACGAACCCGGTCCAGAACGACCTGGTCATGCTGCTCGGCGCCGCCCACCGCAACGTCTGCGTCGTGGGCGACCACGATCAGTGCTTCCCGCCGGGCACGCCGATCTCCACGCCCGACGGGCCTCGTCCCATCGAGGACCTGGCCGAGGGTGACGAGGTCTGGGGCACCGGGGGCGACGGCCAGCGCCACCGGTCGGTCGTGGCCGCCACCCACCAGGGACGGTGGTCCGGGCGGACCTACCGGGTCCGGGCCGGCGGCCGGGAGGTGCGAGGCACGCCCCACCACCTCCTCCTCGCCCGGCCCACGCTGCCGGAGGACCGCTGGGTCGTGTACCTGATGGAGCGCTCCGACCGCGGCTACCGCATCGGGGTCACCCGCAGCATGCGTCCCGACGGACGGGGCGGGCGGGAGATCGGTCCCCGGGTGCGGGTCAACCAGGAGCACGGCGACAGGGTCTGGGTCGTCCGCCTCTGCGAGACGCGCGCCGAGGCCGGCTTCTGGGAGGCCTTCTACGCCGCCGAGTACGGCTTGCCCACGGCCTGCTTCCACGGTGTCGGCCGTGATCTGGTGATGGACGAGGAGCTCATAGGGCGTCTGTACCTCGAGCTCGACACCGAGGGTCGAGCCAAGGCCCTGATGGACGACCTCGACCTCCATCGTGACTTCCCCCACCACCGTCCCGCGGCCGGCGGTCGGCGCCAGACGGTCAACCTCACGATGTTCTCCGACGGGCGCACGGGCATCGGCTACCACCGGGTGCAGTGGTGCTCCAACCGGCCCGAGGTGGCGGCTCGCCTGCGTGCGGCCGGCATCGCCCTCCGCGACGAGGCGTCGCCCTCACCCCGGCTCGAGAGCTGCCGGAAGAGCTGGGCCGAGGCCGAGGCCCTGGCCCGCACCGTGGCCGCCGCCGGTGCCCTCGACATCCGGCGCCGGGCTCGGGTCGGCGGCACGCTCTACGACTTCACCCCGTTGGCCCACCTGTGGCCGGGGATGACCGTCCTCGTTGAGGACGACGGTGCCTTCGTCGAGGCGGTGGTCGACGCCGTCGAGGTCGACGAGCACGAGGGCACCGTCCACGACCTCGAGGTCCGTCCCACCCACACCTTCTCGGCGGGAGGGGTGCTGGTCCACAACAGCATCTATGCCTTCCGGGGCGCCGACATGAGCAACATCGTCGACTTCGAGACGGCGTTCCCCGAGGTCAACGTGGTGCTGCTGGAGCAGAACTACCGGTCGACCCAGACGGTGCTCGACGCCGCCAACGCGGTCATCGCCCACAACGTCACCCGCAAGCCCAAGGAGCTGTGGACCGACCAGGGCGCGGGCGAGCCCATCCTCCGCTTCCACGCCGACGACGAGTCCGACGAGGCCCAGTGGGTGACCACCCGGATGTCGGGGTTCCACGACCAGGGCCGCCGCTGGGGCGACATGGCGGTCTTCTACCGGACCAACGCCCAGAGCCGGGTCCTGGAGGAGTCCCTCGCCCGCAGCGGCATCCCCTACAAGGTGGTCGGGGGCACCCGCTTCTACGACCGGCGCGAGGTGAAGGACGCGGTCGCCTACCTGAAGGCGGTGGTGAACCCGGCCGACGAGGTGGCCGTCAAGCGGGTGCTCAACACGCCCAAGCGGGGCGTGGGCGACGCCTCGGTCGCCCGCCTCGACGCCTGGGCGGCCAGCCAGGGCATCACCTTCATGGAGGCCCTGGGCCGGGCCGAGGACGCCGGGGTGGGGGGCCGGGCCGTCACCGGCATCACGTCGTTCCTCCGGGTGCTCGAGGCCGCCACCGAGGTGACCGACGAGGGCCCGGGCCGGATGCTCGAGGTGCTGCTCGACGAGAGCGGCTACGTGGCCGAGCTGCGGGCCGAGCACTCCATCGAGGCCGAGGGCCGCATCGAGAACCTGGCCGAGCTGGTCGGCGCCGCCCGCGAGGTCGAGGCCGCCGACGTCTTCCTCGAGCAGATCAGCCTGGTGGCCGACACCGACGACATCGAGGACGACGAGTCCGAGGTGCTGCTGATGACCCTCCACGCGGCCAAGGGCCTGGAGTTCCCGGTGGTGTTCGTCATCGGCCTGGAGGACGGCGTCTTCCCCCACATGCGGGCGCTCACCGAGCCGGCCGAGCTGGAGGAGGAGCGGCGCCTCGCCTACGTGGGCATCACGCGGGCCCGGGAGGCGCTCCACCTGAGCCACGCCTGGGCCCGCACCATGTTCGGGGCCACCCAGTACAACCCGCCCAGCCGGTTCCTCGACGAGATCCCCTCGGCCCTCGTGTCCGAGGTCCAGGGCCGGCGCCGAGCGTCGCGCTCGGGCGGCGGGGGGTGGCGCAGCCGGGCCGGTGCCGCCGACGACACGCCCAGCGGACGCGTCTTCGGGGCCGGGGGCCGGGCCCGCGGCGAGGTCAGCCCGGCCCGGGCCCGGCGCGAGGCCGCCCGGGAGCGCCGGGTCGACGCCGCCGTCGACGCCGGGAGCGCGGCCGAGCCGGTCGGCGCGGCGGCGCTGGGGCTGAAGGTCGGCGACGACGTGCGCCACGCCAAGTGGGGCGACGGCGTGATCCTCGAGGTCGAGGGCCAGGGCGACAAGAGCGAGGCGCTCATCCGCTTCCCGACGGTGGGGGAGAAGCGGCTCCTCCTGGCGTGGGCGCCGGTGGAGCGGGCCTGA
- a CDS encoding SRPBCC family protein has protein sequence MDDTDLGTLERHGDRAVLTFTRRFPHPPERVWRAVTRPEHQAVWFPQQIVGERRAGAPLRFVTSVDPDESFDGEMVAYEPPRVMEMTWGASRLRIELHPDGAGTRLVLTEEMDDVGAAARNGAGWHECLDRLVARVEGTEPLRWGRRWRQVHPGYVEAFGPDGARLGAPDGWDADLPDDPYAPRFPHHPDP, from the coding sequence GTGGACGACACCGACCTCGGCACCCTGGAGCGCCACGGCGACAGGGCCGTGCTGACCTTCACCCGGCGGTTCCCCCACCCTCCGGAGCGGGTGTGGCGTGCGGTCACCCGGCCGGAGCACCAGGCGGTGTGGTTCCCGCAGCAGATCGTGGGCGAGCGCCGGGCCGGCGCCCCACTCCGCTTCGTGACCTCGGTCGACCCCGACGAGAGCTTCGACGGCGAGATGGTGGCCTACGAGCCCCCCCGGGTGATGGAGATGACCTGGGGCGCCAGCCGACTCCGCATCGAGCTCCACCCTGACGGTGCCGGCACCCGACTGGTGCTGACCGAGGAGATGGACGACGTGGGCGCGGCGGCGCGCAACGGCGCCGGGTGGCACGAGTGCCTGGACCGACTGGTCGCACGGGTCGAGGGCACCGAGCCGCTGCGGTGGGGCCGACGGTGGCGCCAGGTCCACCCCGGCTACGTCGAGGCGTTCGGCCCCGACGGCGCCCGCCTCGGCGCCCCGGACGGCTGGGACGCCGACCTGCCCGACGACCCCTACGCCCCCCGCTTCCCCCACCACCCCGACCCCTGA